A part of Spartinivicinus poritis genomic DNA contains:
- a CDS encoding chemotaxis protein CheW produces the protein MATEQDSQLSALLVPIQDKMLLVPNVTIAELINFEKPNASGDTPDWHLGQLTWREQTIPVVSFEIANGEEYRGDTANARVAIVNGITGQRELSFYAIIVQGIPHSVKLTESEIVKQDEKVGEVEMLAVQAAGEPAIIPNLDKLEKMILDFGLA, from the coding sequence ATGGCAACCGAACAAGACAGCCAACTATCCGCTTTACTGGTACCAATACAAGATAAAATGTTATTGGTGCCCAACGTTACCATTGCAGAATTAATTAATTTTGAAAAACCCAATGCATCAGGCGACACCCCAGACTGGCATTTAGGACAACTCACCTGGCGTGAACAAACAATTCCAGTCGTGTCATTTGAAATCGCCAATGGCGAAGAATATCGCGGTGATACAGCAAATGCCCGGGTTGCAATTGTTAACGGCATAACTGGCCAGCGGGAATTATCTTTTTACGCGATTATTGTCCAAGGTATCCCTCACTCAGTAAAGCTCACCGAAAGTGAAATAGTAAAACAAGACGAAAAAGTCGGTGAAGTAGAAATGCTCGCCGTACAAGCAGCAGGCGAACCCGCAATAATTCCCAATTTAGATAAATTAGAAAAAATGATCCTGGATTTTGGTCTGGCCTAG